The Fortiea contorta PCC 7126 genome has a segment encoding these proteins:
- a CDS encoding photosystem I reaction center protein subunit XI has translation MAQAVDASKNLASDPRNREVVFPAGRDPQIGNLETPINASPISKWWINNLPAYRPGLTPFRRGLEVGQAHGYLLFGPFAKLGPLRDTDSANLAGLLGAIGLVVVLTAALSIYANSNPPKALASVTVPNPPDAFNSTEGWNNFTSAFLIGGIGGALVAYFLTINLALIQGLVG, from the coding sequence ATGGCGCAAGCAGTAGATGCATCCAAAAATCTCGCTAGCGATCCGAGAAATCGGGAAGTTGTTTTCCCCGCAGGACGTGATCCGCAAATAGGCAACTTAGAAACTCCAATTAATGCTTCTCCCATCAGCAAATGGTGGATTAATAACTTACCTGCATATCGCCCTGGTCTAACTCCATTCAGACGCGGGTTAGAAGTCGGTCAAGCTCATGGTTATTTGTTGTTCGGCCCCTTTGCTAAATTAGGGCCCCTCCGTGATACAGATAGCGCTAACCTAGCTGGACTTTTGGGAGCAATCGGTTTAGTTGTGGTTCTCACCGCTGCTTTATCTATATACGCTAATAGCAATCCTCCCAAAGCACTTGCTAGCGTGACTGTTCCTAATCCTCCAGATGCTTTTAACTCCACTGAAGGCTGGAATAATTTTACCAGTGCTTTCTTAATTGGTGGTATTGGTGGTGCCTTAGTAGCTTACTTCTTAACTATTAATCTGGCACTAATTCAAGGCTTGGTCGGCTAA
- a CDS encoding GNAT family N-acetyltransferase, translating into MGFWKTWFSTSDSAATTRTTPFEEMSTEVASSSSSNSDNSNATRIVFSTDRDIDLYELEELCDAVGWSRRPLRKVKKAIEHSFLVATMWQMRGNHRRLIGFARATSDHAFNATIWDVVVHPDFQGKGLGKALMKYVLKKLRSEEISNVTLFADPHVVDFYRGMGFMSDPEGIKGMFWYPH; encoded by the coding sequence ATGGGTTTTTGGAAAACTTGGTTTAGTACTTCTGATTCTGCAGCGACAACCAGAACAACTCCCTTTGAGGAAATGAGCACGGAAGTTGCGAGCAGTTCTAGCTCCAACAGTGATAACTCCAATGCTACGCGCATAGTCTTTAGTACAGATCGAGATATCGATCTGTATGAACTAGAAGAACTTTGTGATGCGGTTGGTTGGTCGCGTCGTCCCTTAAGAAAAGTTAAGAAAGCCATTGAGCATAGTTTTCTTGTAGCCACCATGTGGCAAATGCGAGGAAACCACAGACGCCTCATTGGTTTCGCCCGTGCTACCTCAGACCATGCGTTTAATGCGACTATCTGGGATGTGGTGGTTCACCCAGACTTTCAAGGTAAAGGGTTGGGTAAGGCGTTGATGAAATATGTCCTGAAAAAGCTGCGGAGTGAAGAAATTAGTAACGTCACTTTGTTCGCTGACCCCCATGTGGTAGATTTCTACAGGGGTATGGGTTTTATGTCCGATCCAGAAGGTATTAAAGGCATGTTTTGGTATCCTCACTAA
- a CDS encoding putative PEP-binding protein, producing the protein MDKLYWLNQITLQDRSQIGDKAFYLGRIMQLGYPVIPGFVVGADVLRQFLETLNSSESLVADLPDSSLHLDVTNWRQLQQVAGRLRQEIISADVPSSWVSAVLETTRQWETGCLIFRPTLIVPNATQPVRNISGLLESVFCFCEEEAIALGLKRLWSQLFRARSLLYWQQAGINLQQVNLAVLIQPVENAIASGRLHANSSGWEIEATWGLGMAIAHGEVLPDVYYVHRETGTILEQQLGNKILAYRVEESASVAHLSPIAQSMLTVDHTCLTAYLLEETHQKQYALQREHLQQIIVLGNQLLSELGKEFTIEWTISQAIPKLTITQVIIPQLAIPNAQIIKGLGAARGRVTANAYVIANSLHQPEQIPHGVILVAKAIAPEWLPFLQKIAGIITEQGGLTSHAAILARELSIPAVVSATDVTALIQIGERLLVDGDRGEVYRVRIDQENGGESEKVKAAANQPRNAPTHPSPQPMIATQLLVNLSQPSLIESAQSLPVDGVGLLRSELMMLTILEGQHPQSWLTNGREAELLERWASTIREFARAFAPKPVFYRSLDWRSPELPSLTHHRSLSPALLGERGAFEYILNPAVFDLELAALASVQTAGYSNVNLLLPFVRSVEEFSVCRHKVQQAGLTQIPQFQLWIMAEVPSVLFLLPEYVKAGVQGIAIGTNDLTQLLLGVDREQRQLARVFNELHPAVMSAIAQLIQMSQTAGIPCSICGQAPAIYPEIIDRLIQWGITAISVEPEAVERTYQAIARAEQRFILAAARRQLKAEV; encoded by the coding sequence GTGGATAAACTCTACTGGCTCAATCAAATTACACTCCAAGACCGCAGCCAAATCGGTGATAAAGCGTTTTACCTGGGTAGAATCATGCAGCTTGGCTATCCGGTGATCCCAGGTTTTGTAGTTGGTGCAGATGTTTTGCGACAATTTTTAGAGACTCTCAATAGTTCGGAGTCTTTGGTGGCTGATTTACCTGATTCTTCTCTGCACTTGGATGTGACTAATTGGCGTCAACTCCAGCAGGTAGCTGGTCGCTTGCGTCAAGAAATTATCAGCGCTGATGTTCCGTCGTCATGGGTAAGTGCGGTGCTGGAGACGACTAGACAATGGGAAACCGGGTGTTTAATTTTCCGCCCCACATTGATAGTACCTAATGCTACACAGCCAGTAAGAAATATTTCGGGATTGCTAGAGTCGGTATTTTGCTTTTGTGAAGAAGAGGCGATCGCTCTGGGTTTAAAGCGCCTTTGGAGTCAGCTATTCCGCGCCAGAAGTCTACTATATTGGCAACAAGCCGGAATTAATCTCCAACAAGTTAATTTAGCGGTGTTAATTCAACCTGTGGAAAATGCGATCGCTAGTGGCCGATTACACGCTAATTCCTCTGGTTGGGAAATTGAGGCTACTTGGGGATTGGGAATGGCGATCGCTCATGGCGAAGTTTTACCAGATGTCTACTATGTCCATCGAGAAACTGGGACTATATTAGAGCAGCAACTTGGTAATAAAATCTTGGCTTATCGTGTTGAAGAATCAGCATCTGTAGCGCATCTTTCACCGATTGCTCAATCGATGTTGACAGTAGACCATACCTGTCTAACTGCTTACCTGCTAGAGGAAACCCACCAAAAACAATACGCTCTGCAAAGAGAACACCTGCAGCAAATTATTGTTTTGGGGAATCAACTCTTGAGTGAATTAGGTAAGGAATTTACCATCGAATGGACTATTTCTCAAGCCATCCCCAAGCTGACAATTACACAAGTGATTATCCCGCAATTAGCAATTCCCAATGCCCAAATTATCAAAGGACTAGGAGCAGCTAGGGGACGGGTAACAGCCAATGCTTATGTGATTGCTAATTCTTTACACCAACCAGAGCAAATACCCCACGGAGTGATTTTAGTCGCTAAAGCGATCGCTCCTGAATGGTTGCCTTTTTTACAAAAAATTGCGGGAATTATCACCGAGCAAGGAGGTTTAACTAGCCACGCAGCAATTCTCGCTAGAGAATTAAGTATTCCAGCTGTAGTTAGTGCTACCGATGTTACAGCCTTGATTCAAATCGGCGAAAGATTACTAGTAGATGGCGATCGCGGCGAAGTTTATCGCGTCCGCATAGATCAAGAAAATGGGGGAGAGAGTGAGAAAGTAAAAGCAGCAGCAAATCAACCACGAAATGCGCCTACTCACCCATCCCCCCAACCCATGATTGCTACCCAGCTACTAGTGAACCTCAGCCAGCCGAGTTTAATTGAGTCAGCGCAAAGCTTACCTGTAGATGGTGTAGGATTGTTACGCTCAGAATTAATGATGCTAACAATACTAGAAGGACAACATCCCCAGAGTTGGTTAACTAATGGGCGAGAAGCAGAATTATTGGAGCGCTGGGCGAGTACAATTAGGGAATTTGCTCGCGCTTTCGCACCAAAACCAGTTTTTTATCGTTCCTTAGATTGGCGATCGCCCGAATTACCATCACTAACTCATCACCGTTCTTTGTCTCCAGCGTTATTGGGTGAACGCGGCGCATTTGAATACATCCTCAATCCCGCAGTCTTTGATTTGGAATTGGCTGCTTTAGCATCAGTACAAACTGCAGGCTATAGTAACGTCAATTTATTGCTACCCTTTGTCCGTAGTGTAGAAGAGTTTAGTGTTTGTCGCCACAAAGTCCAGCAAGCAGGTTTAACTCAAATACCCCAGTTTCAACTGTGGATCATGGCAGAAGTCCCCAGCGTGCTATTTTTGTTACCAGAATATGTTAAAGCTGGTGTACAGGGAATTGCCATTGGCACCAATGATCTAACGCAACTCTTGCTTGGAGTAGATCGAGAGCAAAGACAACTAGCAAGAGTGTTTAATGAACTTCACCCAGCAGTAATGAGTGCGATCGCCCAGCTCATCCAAATGTCGCAGACCGCTGGTATTCCTTGTTCAATCTGCGGACAAGCACCAGCAATCTATCCCGAAATTATTGATCGCTTGATACAATGGGGCATCACGGCAATTTCCGTAGAACCAGAAGCAGTAGAACGCACATATCAAGCGATCGCCCGTGCTGAACAACGCTTCATCCTCGCCGCAGCTCGTCGTCAACTAAAGGCTGAAGTCTGA
- the prmC gene encoding peptide chain release factor N(5)-glutamine methyltransferase, protein MGKQQPKVVSGLEVWWWRHRAIEAAIATDVSSAEVDWLLMEVAGLDRLALRLESFKDWPQMQLQLSLEDLEHLWQQRLHKRLPVQYIAGVTPWRQFKIAVSSAVLIPRPETECLIDLAVEAAVNLQPLHWADLGTGSGAIALGLANAFPESTIHAVDCSVEALAIAQTNARNLNLADHIQFYQGSWWEPLAALKGQFSGMVSNPPYIPTATLSTLQPEVFHHEPHLALDGGSDGLDDIRHLIAVSPAYLRPGGVWLIEMMAGQAETVRELLQNQGSYDNIQICTDLAGIERFAVAYVAS, encoded by the coding sequence ATGGGGAAACAACAGCCAAAAGTAGTTTCTGGTTTAGAAGTTTGGTGGTGGCGTCATCGAGCAATTGAGGCGGCGATCGCTACTGATGTATCCTCAGCGGAGGTAGACTGGCTACTAATGGAAGTAGCAGGTTTAGACCGCTTGGCGCTGCGTTTGGAATCTTTCAAAGATTGGCCGCAGATGCAGCTACAGTTATCTTTAGAAGATTTAGAGCATCTGTGGCAACAAAGATTACACAAGCGCTTACCAGTGCAGTATATCGCGGGTGTAACGCCTTGGCGACAGTTTAAAATTGCTGTGTCCAGTGCAGTTTTGATTCCCAGACCAGAAACAGAATGCTTGATTGATTTGGCTGTAGAAGCAGCGGTTAATTTACAACCGCTACACTGGGCGGATTTGGGGACTGGTAGTGGGGCGATCGCTCTGGGACTAGCAAATGCTTTTCCAGAATCCACAATTCATGCTGTTGATTGCAGTGTAGAAGCTTTGGCGATCGCCCAGACAAACGCCCGTAATTTAAATCTGGCTGACCACATACAATTTTATCAAGGCTCTTGGTGGGAGCCGCTAGCAGCCCTCAAAGGTCAGTTTAGCGGTATGGTATCTAACCCACCTTACATTCCCACCGCTACCTTGTCTACCCTGCAACCAGAAGTATTTCACCATGAACCACATTTAGCTCTGGATGGTGGTAGTGATGGTTTAGATGACATTCGTCATTTAATTGCAGTCTCCCCCGCTTATTTGCGTCCTGGTGGTGTGTGGCTGATTGAGATGATGGCGGGACAAGCAGAAACAGTGCGGGAATTGTTGCAGAATCAAGGTAGTTATGACAACATTCAAATTTGCACTGATTTAGCTGGAATTGAGCGCTTTGCTGTTGCTTATGTGGCATCTTAG
- the psaJ gene encoding photosystem I reaction center subunit IX — translation MADKGDQSSYLVKFISTAPVITALWLTITAGILIEFNRFFPDLLFHPLP, via the coding sequence ATGGCAGACAAAGGCGATCAATCATCTTACTTGGTTAAGTTTATTTCCACAGCGCCTGTGATCACCGCTCTTTGGTTGACAATCACTGCAGGCATTTTGATTGAATTTAACCGCTTCTTCCCAGACCTACTTTTCCATCCTTTACCATAA
- the gmk gene encoding guanylate kinase: MMQVLPIQSGASTKEYLPHGRLIVLTGPSGVGKGTLMRSLLERHPELYYSVSVTTRSPRPGEINGKNYYFISRSKFEQLVAQGEFLEWAEFAGNYYGTPREAVLNQVKSGKLVVLEIELDGARQIRCSFPSAQSIFILPPSFEELERRIRGRAQDSEEAIAKRLQRAQAEIQAANEFDLQIVNDDLEIALSAIEAALFK; this comes from the coding sequence ATGATGCAAGTTCTACCGATTCAGAGTGGTGCTTCTACTAAAGAATATTTGCCTCATGGTAGGCTGATTGTTTTAACCGGACCCAGTGGCGTCGGTAAAGGGACTTTAATGCGATCGCTTTTAGAGCGTCACCCCGAACTGTACTACTCTGTATCCGTAACGACGCGTTCTCCTCGTCCAGGAGAAATCAATGGTAAAAATTATTACTTTATTAGTCGCAGCAAGTTTGAACAGTTAGTCGCCCAAGGGGAATTTTTGGAATGGGCCGAATTTGCTGGTAATTATTACGGTACTCCCCGTGAAGCTGTGCTCAACCAAGTCAAATCTGGCAAATTGGTAGTGCTAGAAATAGAATTAGATGGCGCAAGACAAATTCGTTGCTCTTTCCCCAGTGCTCAGAGCATTTTTATTTTACCCCCTTCCTTTGAGGAATTAGAGCGGCGCATCCGTGGTCGCGCCCAGGATTCGGAAGAGGCGATCGCCAAGCGCTTACAACGCGCCCAAGCAGAAATTCAGGCTGCGAATGAATTTGATCTTCAAATTGTCAACGACGATTTGGAAATTGCGTTAAGTGCGATCGAAGCGGCTTTGTTTAAATAA
- a CDS encoding DUF1361 domain-containing protein — MKAEFIELIATVIQVLRININWMTWNLFLAFIPLALGVWLFRNGRGRSWVWWLGFIVFYAFLPNAPYLLTDVIHLIDDIRTIQSVWMITLVLIPVYLLVIMAGFEAYVISLINLGYYLHRIGKSHWILRAELITHALSAVGIYWGRFLRFNSWDFVTQPDELLTRGVEEILGKQPLVIIAITFVVLSGLHLIMKRVTLGFFRQPHNGMNIASRTINRNTPKAG; from the coding sequence ATGAAAGCAGAATTTATTGAATTGATCGCCACAGTGATACAGGTTTTGCGAATTAATATAAATTGGATGACTTGGAATTTATTTCTAGCTTTTATACCTTTAGCTTTAGGTGTTTGGCTATTTCGTAACGGACGGGGCCGCTCTTGGGTTTGGTGGTTAGGATTTATAGTTTTTTATGCTTTTTTACCAAATGCACCTTATTTATTAACTGATGTGATTCATTTGATAGATGATATCCGCACTATTCAGTCGGTGTGGATGATTACATTAGTGCTGATTCCTGTCTATTTGCTAGTGATTATGGCGGGATTTGAGGCTTATGTTATTTCTTTAATTAATTTAGGTTACTACTTACACCGCATTGGTAAGAGTCACTGGATTTTGCGGGCTGAGTTGATTACCCATGCTTTGTCTGCGGTGGGTATTTATTGGGGGCGATTTTTGCGTTTTAATAGTTGGGATTTTGTGACGCAACCAGATGAACTTTTGACTAGAGGTGTGGAAGAAATTCTTGGTAAGCAGCCTTTGGTAATTATCGCTATTACGTTTGTGGTGCTGAGCGGTTTGCATTTAATTATGAAACGAGTAACCTTGGGTTTTTTTAGACAGCCACACAACGGTATGAATATTGCGTCAAGAACAATTAATAGAAATACTCCCAAAGCAGGTTAA
- the remA gene encoding extracellular matrix/biofilm regulator RemA, with protein sequence MEIQLINIGFGNIVSANRVVAIVSPESAPIKRIITDARDRGQLVDATYGRRTRAVIITDSSHVILSAIQPETVANRFVISREHQVVDN encoded by the coding sequence ATGGAGATTCAGTTAATCAATATCGGTTTCGGAAATATCGTGTCTGCTAACCGAGTAGTGGCGATCGTTAGTCCAGAGTCTGCCCCAATTAAGCGCATCATCACCGATGCTAGGGACAGAGGTCAATTAGTGGACGCAACTTATGGGCGTCGCACCAGGGCGGTAATCATCACTGATTCCAGCCATGTAATTCTTTCGGCGATTCAACCGGAAACGGTGGCGAACCGCTTTGTTATTTCCCGCGAACATCAAGTTGTGGATAATTAA
- a CDS encoding photosystem I reaction center subunit III, translated as MRRLFALLLAVSLWFNFAPPAQALGADLKPCKDTPAFQELAANARNTTADPEGGKKRFERYSQALCGPEGYPHLIVDGRLDRAGDFLIPSILFLYITGWIGWVGRAYLQAIKKGSDAEQKEIQIDLALALPIMATGFAWPAAAIKEFLSGELTAKDSEITVSPR; from the coding sequence ATGCGACGATTGTTTGCTTTGCTGTTAGCTGTTAGTCTTTGGTTCAATTTTGCCCCACCAGCACAAGCATTAGGGGCTGACTTGAAACCCTGCAAAGACACTCCTGCTTTTCAGGAATTGGCAGCAAATGCTCGGAATACTACCGCTGACCCTGAAGGCGGTAAAAAGCGCTTTGAACGCTATTCTCAGGCGCTCTGTGGCCCCGAAGGCTACCCCCACTTGATTGTTGATGGTCGTCTTGATCGTGCTGGTGATTTTCTTATCCCCAGTATTCTGTTCCTTTACATTACTGGCTGGATCGGTTGGGTAGGTCGTGCCTATCTACAAGCGATCAAGAAGGGATCTGACGCTGAACAGAAAGAAATCCAGATTGATCTTGCTTTGGCACTACCAATCATGGCTACAGGTTTTGCTTGGCCTGCAGCTGCTATCAAGGAATTCTTGTCAGGTGAATTAACAGCCAAGGATTCAGAAATCACTGTTTCCCCAAGATAA
- the tsaD gene encoding tRNA (adenosine(37)-N6)-threonylcarbamoyltransferase complex transferase subunit TsaD, with the protein MTIVFAIETSCDETAVAIVNDRQVLSSTIASQIPIHQQYGGVVPEVASRQHLETLNWAIAQAVEQSGLDWSQIDGIAATCAPGLVGALLVGLTAAKTLAVIHKKPFLGVHHLEGHIYATYLSEPSLNPPFLSLLVSGGHTSLIYVKECGVYETLGETRDDAAGEAFDKVARLLKLGYPGGPVIDKLAQIGNPQAFVLPEGKVSLPNGGYHPYDNSFSGLKTAVLRLAQQLEKQTGDIPVADIAASFQETVARSLTKRAIACALDYGLDTIAIGGGVAANSGLRKNLQAAASKHNLRVLFPPLKFCTDNAAMIACAAANHLSLGHTSPLTLGVESRLSLTQVMKLYH; encoded by the coding sequence ATGACAATCGTTTTCGCAATCGAGACTAGCTGTGATGAAACTGCCGTAGCAATTGTTAACGATCGCCAAGTATTGAGCAGTACGATCGCCTCACAAATTCCCATCCATCAGCAGTATGGTGGGGTAGTACCAGAGGTTGCATCCCGCCAACACCTAGAAACACTCAACTGGGCGATCGCCCAAGCTGTAGAACAAAGCGGACTCGACTGGAGCCAAATCGATGGGATAGCCGCCACCTGCGCCCCTGGACTCGTAGGCGCGCTGTTAGTGGGTTTAACCGCAGCCAAAACCCTAGCCGTGATCCACAAAAAGCCATTTTTGGGAGTTCATCACCTCGAAGGTCACATCTACGCAACTTACTTGAGTGAACCAAGCTTAAATCCCCCTTTTCTCAGCTTACTAGTTTCCGGGGGGCACACCAGCTTGATTTACGTCAAAGAGTGTGGTGTATATGAAACTCTAGGAGAAACCCGCGATGATGCAGCCGGAGAAGCCTTTGATAAAGTCGCACGGCTGTTAAAACTGGGTTATCCAGGCGGCCCAGTTATTGACAAATTAGCCCAAATAGGCAATCCCCAAGCTTTTGTCTTACCAGAAGGGAAAGTTTCACTGCCCAATGGAGGATATCATCCCTATGACAACAGTTTCAGCGGGTTAAAAACAGCAGTACTGCGTTTAGCGCAGCAGCTAGAAAAACAAACAGGGGATATACCCGTAGCCGACATAGCAGCCAGCTTTCAGGAAACAGTAGCCCGTTCCTTGACCAAAAGAGCGATCGCCTGTGCCCTAGACTACGGTCTAGACACCATCGCCATTGGTGGAGGTGTAGCCGCTAACAGTGGTTTACGAAAAAATTTACAAGCAGCAGCCAGCAAACACAACCTGCGCGTCCTCTTCCCACCCTTAAAATTCTGTACCGACAACGCCGCCATGATCGCCTGCGCCGCAGCCAATCACCTGTCCCTCGGACACACCTCCCCCCTCACCCTCGGCGTAGAATCCAGACTCTCACTCACCCAAGTCATGAAGCTGTATCACTAA
- a CDS encoding Tic22 family protein, translated as MKSLVRWGATLGLVGSTLLGTVVAGNFPVLALSEQQIKEKLDSVPVYLITNDKGLPLSRTLPEAQSGKKDGGSVTGVYLSRQEAQTFINELRSAKGKDPKLEEIAKNLQVTAVPLGVIYQQLQQTKNQANRLLFAFKPVDQEIKGALELLQQSGQKVDQFKSVPVFAVRFAPDQGYVPIQMTADKQQLIPLFLSKQDAQGLLTQVKPKYPKADIQVIDVDGVIKTLQDKNDSWLNQVVLVPSAESREYIKTLPADNNPAKPPAVAPNRNNAQPAKPRQR; from the coding sequence ATGAAATCATTGGTTCGCTGGGGCGCGACACTGGGTTTAGTTGGAAGTACTCTGCTGGGAACAGTAGTTGCTGGTAATTTTCCGGTGTTGGCATTGTCAGAACAACAAATCAAAGAAAAATTAGACTCTGTACCCGTTTACTTGATTACTAACGATAAAGGTTTACCCCTGAGTCGCACATTACCGGAAGCTCAAAGCGGTAAAAAAGATGGCGGTTCTGTGACAGGGGTTTATTTGAGTCGTCAAGAAGCTCAGACCTTCATTAATGAACTCCGGAGTGCTAAAGGTAAAGACCCAAAACTGGAAGAAATAGCGAAAAACCTGCAAGTAACTGCTGTACCCTTGGGAGTAATCTATCAACAGTTGCAACAAACCAAGAACCAAGCAAATCGTTTGTTATTTGCTTTCAAACCCGTCGATCAAGAGATTAAAGGGGCGTTGGAGTTGTTGCAACAGAGTGGTCAAAAGGTAGACCAGTTTAAGAGTGTACCTGTTTTTGCCGTCAGATTTGCACCAGATCAGGGTTATGTACCCATTCAAATGACCGCTGATAAACAGCAACTGATTCCGCTGTTTTTGAGTAAGCAAGATGCACAAGGGTTGCTCACTCAGGTGAAGCCAAAGTATCCCAAGGCTGATATTCAAGTTATAGATGTGGACGGAGTGATTAAAACTTTACAAGATAAAAATGATTCATGGTTGAATCAAGTTGTTTTAGTACCGTCTGCGGAGTCTAGAGAATATATCAAGACCTTACCAGCAGATAATAATCCTGCCAAGCCGCCTGCAGTGGCTCCCAACCGGAACAATGCACAGCCTGCGAAGCCCAGACAACGCTAA
- a CDS encoding alpha/beta fold hydrolase, with protein sequence MATIEILGVPHAYELTAPTSYPHALVFIHGWLNSRGYWQPVISRLSIDLQCLSYDLRGFGESQSHSGTDFSEAQISVSLAPTHGKGATNVPFDSRYTPSAYAQDLIILLQQLNISSAWLIGHSLGGTIALWAAAQMPDCVKGVICINAGGGIYLKEAFEQFRSVGQRLLQIRPRWLSQVPLIDLLFTRDSVVRPLERYWARQRVIDFVVADPEAALGSLLDSTTEEEVNHLPQLVSDLQQPVYFLTGTQDKVMEPKYVRHLASFHRLFQYCGDNVIEIPDCGHLAMLEQPDVVAGHIRSIVGC encoded by the coding sequence ATGGCAACCATCGAAATCTTGGGCGTTCCACACGCATATGAGCTGACGGCGCCCACGTCTTATCCTCATGCTTTGGTTTTTATCCACGGTTGGCTAAATAGCCGTGGATACTGGCAACCTGTGATTTCTCGCTTATCAATAGATTTACAATGTCTATCTTATGATTTGAGGGGTTTTGGTGAGTCTCAGTCTCACTCAGGAACTGATTTTAGCGAGGCACAAATTTCTGTGAGTCTGGCTCCTACTCATGGTAAAGGTGCTACTAACGTTCCTTTTGATTCTCGTTATACTCCATCTGCCTATGCTCAGGATTTAATTATCCTCCTACAACAGTTGAATATTTCTAGTGCCTGGTTAATTGGGCATTCTTTGGGGGGTACTATCGCTTTGTGGGCAGCAGCTCAAATGCCTGATTGTGTTAAGGGAGTGATTTGTATTAATGCGGGTGGTGGGATTTATCTCAAAGAAGCTTTTGAGCAGTTTCGTTCAGTGGGTCAGCGGTTGTTACAAATCCGTCCACGTTGGCTTTCTCAAGTACCTTTGATTGATTTATTGTTTACTAGAGATAGTGTGGTGCGTCCTCTGGAGAGGTATTGGGCGCGTCAGCGAGTGATTGATTTTGTGGTGGCTGATCCAGAAGCTGCGCTGGGAAGTCTTTTAGACTCGACTACGGAAGAAGAAGTTAACCATTTACCCCAGCTGGTATCTGATCTCCAGCAACCAGTGTATTTTTTGACCGGCACTCAAGATAAGGTGATGGAACCTAAATATGTTCGTCATTTAGCGAGTTTTCATCGACTGTTCCAATACTGCGGCGATAATGTGATTGAAATTCCCGACTGTGGTCATTTGGCAATGTTGGAGCAACCGGATGTAGTTGCTGGTCACATTCGGTCGATTGTTGGTTGTTAA